ATGCCCGAAATCGCGTCCGATTCCTGCGTCGTCGGCAGCGCCTCGCGACTCCTCAGCAACTCCTGCGTGTTGTTCTCCAGCAGGCCCAGCATGCCCTCCAGCTTCCCCTTGACCGCCGCCAGATTCTCGACCCGTCGCTCCCGGTGGGCGATCTCCTCCTTGGCCCCGCGAATCTGCTCCGCCTTCTTGCGGACCGACACCTCCGTCACCTGGTTGGCCTCCGCGATCTGGCTCCGCAGTGCTTCGATCTCCGCCCCCGCCACCTCCCGCTCAACCTCCAGAATCTTGACCGCCTCGTGAAGCTGGTCGATCTCGGTGATCAGGATCGCCCGCTGCCGTTCGGCCCGCGGATTGAACGCGTCCTTGATGTGCTTGATCAGCGAGTTGGTCACCTTGATCCCGACCTCCGGCTCGGCCGTCAGGCAGTTCAGGTAGATGATCTCCCCGCCGCCCGCCGCGTGGGCGTTCAGGTCGCTCATCAGCATCGCGGCATACCGCGCCTCATCCAGCGACAGGCCCTCCAGAACCACCTTCGCGAAACTCCCCTTCTTGACCAGTTGCACCACGTCGTCCGCCCGGGCGATGTACTGCGACTGGTCCCCCGCCAGGCCCGCGCGCCCCAGCCGCAACGCCGCCGTCACCTCGTACTCCTTCGGCAGCATCATGCTGACCGCCCCCGCCGCCAATGCCACCAACACCGTCAGCACAATGATCATCCGCCGGCGATCCCACAGGATCAGCCCGTACCGCATCGGATCGATCCGCTCCTCCACGTAGGAAGGCGCATCCTGCCGGTCAACCATGGCGAGACTCCGTCAAAACGCGTTCGGGGTGCAACGTGAACAACCTCATTATCCTAATCCCGTCTCCCGCCCCTGTCAACCGTCCTTGCCTCCTTGCCAACCCGCCGGTACAATGCCGCAACAGATCGCCGTTGAACAGCGCCGGCGACGCCTGATCTCCTGAAACAACGGTCGCAGCCGATGGTATGACACGCACACAAGCGCAACTGACAGCGACGCCTCTACCGACCGCAGCCCAGGCCGCTGCGCCGCTGACACGTCAACCACCTCGATCGGCGTGGGCGGCCGTGGTCGTGCTCGCCGCGGGCGTACGGCTTGTCTACTGGCTCACCTCGCCCTCCGTCCTGCGGGACACCGTCGGCTTCATCGCGCGGGCCGCCGAGTTCACCGACCGGACCTTCCTGCAGCATCCCGTCCAGGAACCGCTTCATCCCGTCTTGATCCGCCTGGCTCACCGGCTGCTGTTTCCACGCGCCTTCGACCTCGGCCCCCCCGATCCCTTCGCTTGGGAACTGGCGGCCTTTACCGTCGGAATGGTCACCTCCCTGGCCTGCCTCGCCCTGCTCTACGGTCTCGGCCGCCGGCTCCATTCCCCCGCCGCGGGACTCTGGGCCGCCTTCTTCTTCGCCGTTCAGCCCTATGCCGTCATCTATTCGGTCAACGGGCTTTCCGAAACCACCTTTCTCGCCTTCGTTCTCCTGGCCGTCCTGCTGACCCTGGCGGCCGACGACAACCGGAACCGATGGCTCCTCGCCGCGGGCGCAGCCGCTATGCTCGCCCTCCTCGTCCGCAAGGAAGGCATCGTCCTGCTCGCCGCGATCGCGATCTACCTGCTTCTCGCCAAGCCAATCCGTCCACGCCGCCGACTGGGCCAAACCGCCGCCTTCCTCGCCGGCGCCGGAGCCCTCGCCGCACTCTACTGGCTCATCGGTGGACGGTTCCTCTGGTTCGGCGAATACCTCCAGTGCTTCGACTTCCGCTACACCATCGACAGATTCTTCGGTCCCGCCGAAGGCCAGCCGAACGCCCAGGCCAGCCTCTGGATTTCCTCCCGCTACCAGTTCTTCATACCACTGATCCTCGCCTGGTTCAAACAGAGCGGCTTCCTGCCCGTCGCCCTCTTCCTCGTCTTCGCCCTTCAGCGCCGCCGCTTCCCTCTGCGACCCGGGGCAATCCTCTTTGCGATCTTCATCGTCCTGCACCTGACCATGGTTATGGTCCAGATCTTCGGCACTCACCGCGTCGTCAGCCGCTACATGTTCCCGCCGGCCGTCATGACATTTCCCGTCGCGGGCGCCGTCCTGGCCTGCTGGCTCCAATCCCTCGCCGACCGCACCGGCCGGCCCGCCCGCCGATTCCACCTGTCGCTCGCCCTCATCCTGATCGCCCTGCTCGTGCCCGAGGCGCTGCAGCGGGGATTCTCCGGCCATCGCGACGAAATCCACCGGACCGGCCAGTGGCTCGCCCGCAACACCCGCGCCGACGACTACCTCTTCGTCGAGGACTGCCGGATCAACTTCTACGGCGGCCGATACGGCGCCACCACCAGCATCAAGGAAATGGGCGAGCACATCACCCACGCCCGGCACCGTGGTCTCGACCGCTGCCT
This genomic window from Phycisphaerae bacterium contains:
- a CDS encoding glycosyltransferase family 39 protein is translated as MTRTQAQLTATPLPTAAQAAAPLTRQPPRSAWAAVVVLAAGVRLVYWLTSPSVLRDTVGFIARAAEFTDRTFLQHPVQEPLHPVLIRLAHRLLFPRAFDLGPPDPFAWELAAFTVGMVTSLACLALLYGLGRRLHSPAAGLWAAFFFAVQPYAVIYSVNGLSETTFLAFVLLAVLLTLAADDNRNRWLLAAGAAAMLALLVRKEGIVLLAAIAIYLLLAKPIRPRRRLGQTAAFLAGAGALAALYWLIGGRFLWFGEYLQCFDFRYTIDRFFGPAEGQPNAQASLWISSRYQFFIPLILAWFKQSGFLPVALFLVFALQRRRFPLRPGAILFAIFIVLHLTMVMVQIFGTHRVVSRYMFPPAVMTFPVAGAVLACWLQSLADRTGRPARRFHLSLALILIALLVPEALQRGFSGHRDEIHRTGQWLARNTRADDYLFVEDCRINFYGGRYGATTSIKEMGEHITHARHRGLDRCLFVLRDSEGKNHVLRHLRYRLDQRGDLAAETLASFDGPSGKLSVLRIRPRTPQTP